In Salisediminibacterium beveridgei, one DNA window encodes the following:
- a CDS encoding ribonucleoside-diphosphate reductase subunit alpha, whose amino-acid sequence MSITLNEGLQQRLEEIAGTHQVELSQLTKGDPLQTVLHRIPHKDLMQDALNRVSMSEPGWTYIAAALYLDNLYQEAAETRKLGQTGGYHDFGNLIFEGVRRGLYDHRLTEAYTFTELEEAGAMLDGQKDLLFQHTGLFLLADRYLTRTTDGELYELPQERFLIIALVLMMNEPAETRLSHVREAYWAMSHLYMTVATPTLANAGKSHGQLSSCFIDTVDDSLDSIYLNNWDIARLSKDGGGIGVYYGKVRALGSDIKGFKGNSSGVVPWVRQLNNTAVSVDQLGQRQGAIAIYLDIFHKDIMNGFLDLKTNNGDERRKAHDIFTGISIPDLFMRKLEEKDETGKSVGEWHVFCPHEVKQTMGWTDEFGNKLGLEDFYDEKDQLYFTEKYEEAVAHPLLPRQTYRAMDIMARMMVSQLETGTPFFFYRDEVNRRNANKHTGSPGRTAIYSSNLCTEIAQNMSATTIQKEYETAEGDQVIVRRPGDFVVCNLSSINLGNAGNQMTLQRLIPIQMRMLDNVIDLNNLPVQQAQRTNRKYRAVGLGTFGWHHYLAKNAIHWESEEAVTEADRLYENIAYLSIKASKELAKEKGAYPAFSGSEWASGAYFEQREYVSEEWQELKQDVQEHGVRNGWMMAIAPNSSTAKIGGSTDGIDPLYAVEFAEEKKNFKFLVTAPELDHNTYPYYRKTRHQLDQKWSIRQNAARQRHIDQGISFNLYVHHNIRAKELLDLHLDAWKQKLKTTYYIRSTSQEEIESCDVCES is encoded by the coding sequence ATGAGTATTACATTGAATGAAGGGTTACAACAGCGACTGGAAGAGATTGCAGGCACACATCAGGTAGAACTGAGCCAACTGACAAAAGGCGATCCACTTCAAACCGTCCTTCACCGCATCCCCCACAAGGATTTGATGCAGGACGCATTAAACCGGGTCTCCATGTCCGAACCCGGCTGGACCTACATCGCCGCAGCACTCTATCTCGACAACCTCTACCAGGAAGCAGCCGAAACGAGAAAGCTTGGTCAAACAGGCGGCTATCATGACTTCGGCAACCTGATATTTGAAGGTGTTCGCCGGGGGCTCTATGACCATCGTTTGACGGAAGCCTATACCTTCACTGAACTTGAAGAAGCCGGTGCCATGCTCGATGGCCAAAAAGACCTTCTCTTTCAGCATACAGGGTTGTTTCTCTTGGCAGACCGCTACCTGACACGAACGACGGACGGTGAGCTGTACGAGTTACCGCAGGAGCGGTTTCTCATCATCGCCCTGGTTCTCATGATGAACGAACCGGCGGAAACCCGTCTCTCCCATGTCCGGGAAGCTTACTGGGCGATGAGTCATCTCTACATGACGGTGGCCACACCGACACTGGCCAATGCAGGCAAGAGTCACGGTCAGCTGTCGTCTTGCTTCATCGATACCGTGGATGACTCCCTGGACAGCATCTATCTGAACAACTGGGATATCGCCCGCCTGAGTAAAGACGGCGGCGGAATCGGCGTCTATTACGGCAAGGTCCGTGCCCTGGGCTCTGACATTAAGGGCTTCAAAGGAAACTCCTCCGGGGTTGTGCCGTGGGTCCGGCAATTGAACAACACGGCCGTCAGTGTGGATCAGCTCGGCCAACGCCAGGGTGCCATTGCCATCTACCTGGACATCTTTCATAAAGACATCATGAACGGCTTTCTCGATTTGAAGACGAATAACGGCGACGAGCGCCGGAAAGCCCATGATATTTTCACCGGCATCAGCATCCCTGATCTCTTCATGAGAAAGCTCGAAGAAAAAGACGAAACCGGCAAAAGCGTCGGTGAGTGGCACGTGTTCTGCCCTCATGAAGTCAAACAGACCATGGGCTGGACCGATGAGTTCGGGAACAAACTGGGTCTTGAGGACTTCTATGACGAAAAAGACCAGCTCTATTTTACAGAAAAATACGAAGAAGCGGTGGCCCATCCACTCCTGCCAAGACAGACCTACCGCGCGATGGATATTATGGCCCGGATGATGGTTTCCCAGCTTGAAACCGGTACCCCGTTCTTCTTTTACCGGGATGAAGTGAACCGCCGGAATGCCAATAAACATACTGGTTCACCAGGACGAACAGCGATTTATTCCAGCAATTTGTGCACGGAGATTGCCCAGAACATGTCCGCCACCACCATTCAAAAAGAATACGAAACCGCTGAAGGTGATCAGGTGATTGTCCGCCGGCCAGGGGACTTCGTCGTCTGCAACCTCTCGTCCATCAACCTTGGCAATGCGGGAAATCAGATGACCTTGCAGCGCCTTATTCCGATTCAGATGCGCATGCTCGACAACGTCATTGATCTGAACAACCTCCCTGTCCAGCAGGCGCAGCGCACGAACCGCAAATACCGTGCTGTGGGGCTGGGCACCTTCGGCTGGCACCATTACCTGGCGAAAAACGCCATCCACTGGGAGTCGGAAGAAGCCGTCACCGAAGCGGACAGGCTCTATGAGAACATTGCCTACCTGAGCATCAAAGCGTCCAAGGAGCTGGCGAAAGAAAAAGGGGCCTACCCGGCATTTTCCGGATCTGAATGGGCATCCGGCGCCTACTTCGAGCAGCGGGAGTACGTTTCAGAAGAGTGGCAGGAATTAAAACAGGACGTGCAGGAACACGGGGTTCGAAACGGCTGGATGATGGCCATAGCGCCAAACTCCTCCACTGCAAAAATCGGCGGCTCCACCGACGGAATCGATCCGCTGTATGCCGTGGAATTTGCCGAAGAGAAAAAGAACTTCAAATTTCTCGTCACCGCACCGGAGCTCGATCACAACACGTACCCGTATTACCGCAAAACCCGCCATCAGCTCGACCAGAAGTGGAGTATCCGGCAAAACGCTGCCCGCCAGCGCCATATCGATCAGGGCATCAGCTTCAATCTGTACGTGCATCACAATATCCGCGCGAAAGAACTCCTGGACCTGCACCTGGATGCCTGGAAGCAGAAGCTCAAGACCACCTATTACATTCGCAGCACCTCACAAGAAGAAATCGAAAGCTGTGACGTATGCGAAAGCTGA
- a CDS encoding anaerobic ribonucleoside triphosphate reductase, whose protein sequence is MTQTTLHPEQHVTTSQSLMDELDHVVTSNDPSVTRENANVDSTSPSGMMNRFASIAAKSYAREHLLSPEVNEAIDQNLIHIHDLDYYVTGTTTCCQIPLGKLLATGFDTGHGFIRPPKTITTAMSLAAIIFQSNQNQQHGGQSYQAFERDLAPFVTRSLERKKDTILRLSPDEDPVRLEKLAWEETDLEVYQACEAFIHNLNSLHSRSGGQVPFTSINYGTDTSPEGRLIVQNLLKATMRGLGHGETPIFPIQIMKLKKGINLNPEDPNYDLYQLALETTGKRLFPNFSFLDAPFNEALYDPERPDTEVAYMGCRTRVMQDRHGDDISVGRGNLSFTSLNLVKLALMSQDESDFFQRLDETARLIIRQLLERYRYQCKQSPASFSFLFGQKLWMKSEQLDEGAAMEDVLKHGTLSIGFIGLAECLKVLTGNHHGESETAQSLGLAIVKRLRDLCDEASKTHDLNITLIATPAEGLSGRFVKRDHEEFSTIPGVTDRSYYTNAFHVPVYYSCRIADKIRIEAPYHALTNAGHISYIEVDGAVSGNLQAMDTIVRHMAESGIGYGSINHPVDRCLYCSHTGPIDTSCPSCGNDDSDKIERIRRITGYLVGSMSRWNPAKTAEESERVKHR, encoded by the coding sequence ATGACCCAGACCACATTGCATCCTGAACAACACGTGACAACGTCCCAATCGCTCATGGACGAGCTCGACCATGTCGTCACCTCAAACGATCCCAGCGTCACCCGGGAAAACGCCAACGTGGACAGCACGTCCCCAAGCGGGATGATGAACCGGTTTGCCAGCATTGCTGCCAAGTCCTATGCCAGGGAGCACCTGCTGTCTCCGGAAGTGAATGAGGCCATTGACCAGAACCTCATTCACATACACGACCTGGATTACTACGTGACCGGCACCACCACCTGCTGTCAGATTCCATTGGGGAAACTGTTGGCCACAGGCTTTGACACCGGCCACGGCTTCATCCGGCCGCCTAAAACCATTACCACCGCGATGTCCCTTGCAGCGATCATTTTCCAGAGCAACCAGAACCAGCAGCATGGTGGACAGAGCTATCAGGCGTTTGAGCGGGATTTGGCCCCTTTCGTTACACGATCTCTTGAGCGAAAGAAAGATACGATTCTCCGGCTCTCTCCTGATGAAGATCCCGTTCGCCTGGAGAAACTCGCCTGGGAAGAAACAGATCTTGAGGTGTATCAGGCTTGCGAAGCCTTTATCCACAACCTGAACAGCCTGCACTCAAGGAGCGGTGGCCAGGTCCCTTTCACCTCCATCAATTATGGTACGGACACCTCACCTGAAGGAAGACTGATTGTCCAAAACCTTCTGAAAGCAACGATGCGAGGTTTGGGACACGGTGAAACACCCATCTTCCCGATTCAGATCATGAAACTGAAAAAAGGGATCAACCTGAATCCTGAAGACCCGAATTACGACTTGTATCAACTGGCCCTTGAAACAACAGGAAAACGCCTTTTTCCGAATTTCAGTTTTCTCGATGCACCGTTTAATGAAGCACTCTATGACCCTGAACGGCCGGATACGGAAGTCGCCTATATGGGCTGCCGCACCCGTGTGATGCAGGATCGTCATGGGGACGACATCAGCGTCGGCCGCGGGAATCTGTCTTTCACGAGCTTAAATCTCGTCAAACTGGCACTGATGAGTCAGGATGAATCTGACTTCTTTCAACGTCTGGATGAGACTGCCAGACTCATCATCCGGCAACTGCTGGAACGATACCGGTATCAGTGCAAACAATCCCCTGCATCCTTTTCATTCCTCTTCGGTCAAAAACTGTGGATGAAGAGTGAACAGCTTGATGAAGGAGCAGCAATGGAAGACGTACTGAAGCACGGCACGCTAAGCATCGGTTTCATCGGTCTCGCCGAATGCCTCAAGGTGCTCACAGGAAACCACCACGGGGAATCAGAAACCGCCCAGTCTCTCGGACTTGCCATCGTTAAAAGGCTCCGTGATCTTTGTGACGAAGCAAGCAAAACCCATGACCTGAACATTACCCTGATTGCCACTCCTGCGGAAGGATTGAGCGGGCGTTTTGTAAAGCGTGATCACGAGGAATTCAGCACGATTCCGGGCGTTACAGACCGCTCCTACTACACCAATGCCTTTCATGTTCCGGTTTATTACTCGTGCCGCATTGCCGACAAAATCCGGATCGAAGCACCGTACCATGCATTGACAAACGCCGGACATATCAGCTACATCGAAGTGGACGGTGCCGTAAGCGGGAACCTTCAAGCGATGGATACCATTGTCCGGCACATGGCAGAGAGCGGGATCGGCTACGGCAGCATCAATCATCCTGTCGACCGCTGCCTGTATTGCAGCCACACGGGACCGATCGACACAAGCTGCCCGTCCTGCGGAAACGACGATTCGGACAAAATTGAACGCATCCGACGGATCACCGGCTATCTCGTCGGTTCCATGTCACGCTGGAATCCGGCAAAAACGGCTGAAGAATCGGAACGGGTAAAGCATCGATGA
- a CDS encoding VOC family protein: MITGLHHAQITIPKGAEEQGKAFYCGILGLPEIEKPDALKGRGGFWLQVGDREVHVGTEDDFDRYTTKAHVAYQVDDLSYWKTVMEENQIATLPSVPIPHFDRFEFRDPFGNRVELIQPL, encoded by the coding sequence ATGATTACAGGACTGCATCACGCGCAAATCACGATTCCTAAAGGAGCCGAAGAACAAGGAAAGGCCTTTTACTGCGGCATATTGGGGTTACCGGAAATTGAAAAACCCGATGCCTTAAAAGGCAGAGGTGGCTTCTGGTTACAAGTGGGCGACCGTGAAGTTCACGTGGGCACAGAAGATGATTTTGACCGCTACACAACGAAAGCACATGTGGCTTATCAGGTGGATGATCTATCCTACTGGAAGACGGTAATGGAAGAAAACCAAATCGCCACCCTCCCCTCCGTTCCCATTCCACACTTCGACCGCTTCGAATTCCGGGACCCTTTTGGTAACCGGGTAGAACTCATCCAGCCGCTGTAA
- a CDS encoding Rpn family recombination-promoting nuclease/putative transposase has protein sequence MEYLASHSIHDMMFKEMFSDPELTTALIDKIVPASIRQRMDTGSLRTRKDTFISNDQSALFADLLFDVKMKNNEQGKVYLLFEHKSFSERHVSLQLLTYMTEIWRSETNNKPKSFILPILISQRKKHWNRSTNFTKYVFDGFEAESLEMFDPFIPDFDYLLFDVQEREAIKLIRHSFLRITLEVFSLVHEDQPKQLEERLIDLLTMGAIHEISDSYAEQVIRLLRYLLEGNSQFTRESLNTIHEQVKTVQPEGGEIIMSLAEELKKEGRQMGKKEGRQEGRQEGQMQKTLQIFGKLMHRGESKETIMELLDIDENEFDRMKKELRN, from the coding sequence GTGGAGTATTTGGCATCCCATTCGATTCACGACATGATGTTTAAGGAGATGTTCAGTGACCCGGAACTGACAACAGCGCTGATCGATAAGATCGTACCGGCATCGATCAGGCAACGGATGGATACAGGCAGTCTTCGGACAAGGAAAGACACGTTCATTTCGAATGACCAGTCAGCGTTATTTGCGGATCTGTTGTTTGATGTTAAAATGAAAAACAACGAACAGGGGAAAGTGTACCTGCTCTTTGAGCACAAAAGTTTTTCAGAGCGGCATGTATCCCTGCAGCTCTTGACGTATATGACAGAAATCTGGCGGAGTGAAACGAACAACAAACCGAAATCATTCATTCTGCCGATTCTGATCTCACAAAGGAAAAAGCACTGGAACCGCTCCACAAATTTCACGAAATATGTGTTTGATGGGTTCGAGGCTGAAAGTCTGGAAATGTTTGACCCATTCATTCCGGATTTTGATTATCTGTTGTTTGATGTGCAGGAACGAGAAGCGATCAAGCTGATCAGGCATTCCTTTTTGCGCATCACATTGGAAGTTTTCTCACTTGTACATGAGGATCAACCGAAGCAGCTGGAGGAAAGGCTGATTGACCTGTTGACAATGGGTGCCATCCACGAGATCAGTGACAGTTATGCTGAACAGGTGATTCGATTACTGAGATATTTGCTCGAAGGCAACAGTCAATTCACAAGGGAAAGTCTGAATACAATCCATGAACAGGTGAAAACGGTTCAACCGGAAGGAGGCGAAATCATTATGAGTCTGGCAGAGGAACTGAAAAAAGAGGGCAGACAGATGGGGAAAAAAGAAGGAAGACAAGAGGGAAGACAAGAAGGACAGATGCAAAAAACATTACAGATCTTCGGGAAGTTGATGCATCGGGGTGAATCCAAAGAAACCATTATGGAATTGTTGGATATCGATGAGAATGAATTTGATCGGATGAAAAAAGAGCTCAGGAATTAA
- a CDS encoding flavodoxin domain-containing protein — translation MALTNYNPKIVILPYSMTGNTRAVADLIRDLSGDYAAEIHPNPDPKTVPDLIRSTDILMIGTYSWGNGEIPEGFSPILDAVKSHAEPGLITGVFGTGDSFYPAFCGAVDRLAEDLHDTCFVAERLKIELMPQPSDIDRCRTFIHTLTSHLAIATPTQGGIRS, via the coding sequence ATGGCTTTGACGAATTATAACCCGAAGATTGTCATCTTGCCCTATTCCATGACAGGCAACACCCGGGCAGTGGCGGACTTAATCCGCGACTTGTCCGGGGATTATGCTGCAGAGATCCATCCGAACCCCGACCCCAAAACCGTTCCGGACCTGATCCGGTCAACGGATATCCTCATGATTGGTACATACAGTTGGGGAAACGGTGAGATCCCGGAAGGTTTTTCACCCATACTGGACGCCGTCAAATCCCATGCCGAACCGGGACTGATTACCGGTGTTTTCGGCACGGGAGACAGCTTTTATCCGGCATTTTGCGGCGCCGTGGACAGACTTGCTGAAGATCTTCATGACACTTGCTTCGTCGCAGAGCGTCTAAAGATCGAACTGATGCCCCAGCCTTCAGACATCGACAGATGCCGGACATTCATTCATACATTAACATCGCACTTAGCCATTGCCACACCAACACAAGGGGGAATCCGGTCATGA
- a CDS encoding carbohydrate ABC transporter permease: MARFTMTKSQLREAGQGYLFMSPAIFTILVFLIGPILFALYLAFNDVNLLGETSFDFVWFDNFIRMANDDRALIALQNTAFYVAIVVPTQTILALVLAATLNAGMKGEKWFRVIYFIPTLTSSAVLVMIFMWMYRPDGLINTILGSVGLPTYNWLNDPSVALISIMIMNIWATAPMFMVIYLAALQDIPESLYEAAELDGASAIQKFLYVTIPMLKPVTGFVIIIGIIGTFQLFDQSYMFSGGSGGPNNSTLTVVLLIYQYAFSNNQMGYAAALAVSLALIILVATLIQRKMQKNEEIY; the protein is encoded by the coding sequence ATGGCACGTTTTACAATGACGAAAAGTCAGCTGAGGGAAGCAGGACAAGGGTATCTGTTCATGTCACCAGCGATTTTTACCATTCTGGTTTTTTTGATCGGTCCGATTTTGTTTGCACTGTATTTGGCGTTTAACGACGTGAATCTCCTGGGAGAAACAAGTTTTGATTTTGTCTGGTTTGATAATTTCATCCGTATGGCGAACGATGATCGAGCATTGATAGCCCTGCAAAATACGGCATTCTATGTCGCGATTGTGGTGCCGACACAGACGATCCTTGCCTTGGTTCTTGCGGCTACACTCAATGCAGGAATGAAGGGAGAGAAATGGTTCAGGGTCATCTACTTTATACCGACATTAACCTCGTCTGCCGTATTGGTCATGATTTTTATGTGGATGTATCGTCCCGATGGCTTAATTAATACCATACTAGGTTCGGTAGGACTGCCTACATACAACTGGCTGAATGATCCGAGTGTTGCTTTGATTTCCATTATGATTATGAATATCTGGGCAACAGCACCGATGTTCATGGTGATCTATCTGGCAGCCCTTCAGGATATTCCGGAATCACTGTATGAAGCTGCAGAACTCGATGGGGCATCTGCGATTCAAAAATTTCTGTACGTCACCATCCCGATGCTGAAACCAGTGACCGGATTTGTGATTATTATCGGGATCATCGGCACGTTTCAGCTGTTTGATCAGTCTTATATGTTCTCCGGTGGCTCCGGTGGACCGAATAACTCAACGTTGACAGTCGTATTGTTGATTTATCAATATGCATTCTCGAATAATCAGATGGGTTACGCAGCAGCACTCGCGGTGTCTCTGGCCTTGATTATTCTCGTTGCCACCCTGATTCAGCGTAAGATGCAAAAGAACGAGGAGATTTACTAG
- the nrdG gene encoding anaerobic ribonucleoside-triphosphate reductase activating protein, with the protein MNPVATACILDIRHDSVVDGAGLRSVVFFAGCPHHCPGCHNPESWHEENGRQIDVQAIIDELLDNPLTNVTLSGGEPFSQARAAKIIATACKKAGKDIWVFTGWTKEELLEREDPDELALLFTADTLVDGRFDQNQIDTTPSFRGSTNQRILSRPFS; encoded by the coding sequence ATGAATCCGGTTGCTACCGCATGTATCCTCGACATTCGCCATGATTCCGTCGTGGACGGAGCCGGCTTGAGAAGCGTCGTCTTCTTTGCCGGATGTCCTCATCACTGTCCGGGCTGTCACAACCCGGAATCCTGGCATGAAGAAAATGGACGGCAAATCGACGTACAGGCCATTATCGATGAGCTGCTGGACAACCCCCTCACCAATGTGACCTTAAGCGGCGGCGAACCATTCAGTCAGGCCCGTGCAGCAAAAATAATCGCCACCGCATGCAAAAAAGCCGGTAAAGACATCTGGGTCTTTACCGGCTGGACAAAAGAAGAGCTCCTCGAGAGAGAAGATCCCGATGAACTGGCGCTTCTCTTCACTGCAGACACGCTGGTGGACGGCCGTTTTGATCAAAATCAAATCGACACCACACCATCCTTCCGTGGCAGTACCAACCAGCGCATTCTCAGCAGACCCTTCAGCTGA
- a CDS encoding GNAT family N-acetyltransferase → MFQATIDSDTYLALLEPRHAKDLYHIIDASRDHLGAWLAFPEKTTNIADSEAFIKSSLKRFAEDDGYWVGIWHQGQMAGSIGFLYMDQDARKTEIGYWLGSGFAGKGIATKAVTTMINHAFHNLNLNKVEINVATENKKSRAIPERLGFTQEGIIRHYEYLNGVYLDRVIYGLLQSEW, encoded by the coding sequence ATGTTTCAAGCTACGATCGATTCAGACACCTATTTAGCACTTTTGGAACCCCGCCATGCAAAAGATTTATATCACATCATCGATGCAAGCCGTGACCACTTAGGCGCATGGCTTGCTTTTCCTGAAAAGACGACCAACATCGCAGATTCAGAAGCGTTCATAAAATCCTCGTTAAAACGATTTGCTGAAGACGATGGCTACTGGGTTGGCATTTGGCATCAGGGACAAATGGCGGGATCCATCGGATTCTTATACATGGATCAGGATGCCCGAAAAACGGAGATCGGGTACTGGCTTGGCTCCGGATTCGCCGGAAAAGGGATTGCGACAAAAGCTGTTACAACCATGATCAATCACGCTTTCCATAACCTGAATCTGAACAAAGTTGAGATCAATGTCGCAACGGAAAACAAAAAGAGCCGGGCCATTCCCGAACGTCTTGGGTTTACACAGGAAGGAATCATTCGTCATTATGAATATCTGAATGGCGTCTATCTTGACCGGGTGATCTACGGCCTTTTGCAATCAGAATGGTGA
- a CDS encoding helix-turn-helix transcriptional regulator translates to MKNNIKVYRLQYNMTQKELADQVHVSSRTIISLEKGKYKPSLMLAYRIACFFEVTIEELFCLQENKELEDLHDEHIQQ, encoded by the coding sequence TTGAAAAACAATATAAAAGTCTATCGACTTCAGTACAACATGACACAAAAAGAACTGGCTGATCAAGTTCATGTGTCATCAAGGACGATCATCTCTTTGGAAAAAGGAAAGTACAAACCATCGCTCATGTTAGCTTATCGCATCGCCTGTTTTTTTGAAGTAACGATCGAGGAACTGTTTTGTTTACAAGAAAACAAAGAATTGGAGGATTTGCATGATGAACACATTCAACAATAG
- a CDS encoding ribonucleotide-diphosphate reductase subunit beta, with amino-acid sequence MIHEPMTRIPLLNPQFPNRATGLIHGEASGILNWNDIAYPQMYDLYQTLLANFWKAQEINMQDDIKQWATLSDTEQDVFLRINTQLASLDSLQTPTMSQVMDYVTDPSFKAIFAVVAQQEAVHNESYSYVLSSLIPQQDQAERFDEAKNDPLIQKRNDVILNAYEQFRQNPSPQNLFELAVQSLNLEGVYFYAGFAFFYHLARQQKMLKTSTMISYIQRDEMQHAYYMSQFIRILLTENPDLNTKENVDYIYEAMDKAASLEKEWANVILSDIDGIDLSEFHGYVNYLVNKRLRQLGLANLYPDQDNPMPWIHVFSDSMMNQTKSDFFEQKSRSYTKVTSNNGFDEL; translated from the coding sequence ATGATCCACGAACCGATGACCCGGATTCCGTTATTGAATCCCCAATTCCCAAATCGCGCCACAGGGCTGATCCACGGAGAAGCCTCTGGCATTCTCAACTGGAATGACATCGCTTATCCGCAGATGTACGATCTGTACCAGACGCTCCTCGCCAACTTCTGGAAAGCGCAGGAGATCAACATGCAGGACGACATCAAACAGTGGGCCACACTCTCGGATACGGAACAGGATGTGTTTCTCAGGATCAACACCCAGCTGGCCTCTTTGGACAGCCTGCAGACGCCGACGATGAGTCAGGTCATGGATTATGTCACCGATCCATCCTTCAAGGCGATCTTCGCCGTCGTTGCCCAGCAGGAAGCGGTGCACAATGAATCGTATTCCTATGTGCTGAGCTCCCTGATCCCCCAGCAGGATCAGGCCGAACGCTTCGATGAGGCAAAGAATGATCCCCTCATTCAAAAACGAAATGACGTCATTTTAAACGCCTATGAACAGTTCCGGCAAAACCCGTCACCCCAGAACCTGTTTGAACTGGCCGTCCAGTCACTGAATCTTGAAGGGGTCTATTTTTACGCCGGATTTGCCTTCTTCTATCACCTGGCCCGCCAGCAGAAGATGCTGAAGACGAGCACGATGATCAGCTACATCCAGCGTGACGAAATGCAGCACGCCTACTATATGTCCCAGTTCATCCGCATTCTCTTAACGGAAAATCCGGATCTGAACACGAAGGAAAATGTGGATTATATTTACGAGGCCATGGACAAGGCCGCATCTCTTGAAAAAGAGTGGGCGAACGTCATCCTGTCGGACATTGACGGCATTGACCTGAGCGAATTTCACGGCTACGTGAACTATCTGGTGAATAAGCGCCTGAGACAACTGGGCCTTGCCAATCTCTATCCCGATCAGGACAATCCGATGCCATGGATTCATGTATTCAGTGATTCCATGATGAATCAGACGAAATCGGACTTCTTTGAACAAAAGTCCAGATCCTATACAAAGGTGACATCCAACAATGGCTTTGACGAATTATAA
- a CDS encoding carbohydrate ABC transporter permease, with product MKKEQPNYLKAFLYILLFSYAVITLLPFAWALSASFKPLNEILSAGLNIFPENFTFDNYVTIFTEQELFPRWLLNSVIVAVIGTALNIVFNSMAGYALARVAFPGRTTWFIIVLAVLMIPAQVTMIPNFLILKELGWLNSYQGLIVPGMINATFIFMMRQFFVNFPKEVEEAAAIDGLSRIGTFFRIVMPMAKASIGAMAIFVFMGFWNNFMAPLIIMTDASMYTLPVGLNAFQSDYATYWNYVMAASMVFTLPVLVLYILFNKYFLKGLSFRGDK from the coding sequence ATGAAGAAAGAACAACCGAACTACCTGAAGGCATTTCTCTATATCCTGTTATTCAGTTACGCGGTGATTACGCTGCTCCCTTTTGCCTGGGCTCTGTCTGCGTCGTTTAAACCGCTGAATGAAATTCTGTCTGCAGGACTGAATATTTTCCCGGAGAATTTCACGTTTGATAATTACGTCACCATTTTCACGGAACAAGAATTGTTTCCGAGATGGCTGTTAAACAGTGTGATCGTTGCTGTGATCGGAACGGCACTGAATATTGTGTTTAATTCCATGGCGGGGTACGCATTGGCACGGGTTGCCTTTCCTGGACGCACTACCTGGTTCATCATTGTGCTGGCGGTTTTAATGATTCCGGCACAGGTAACGATGATTCCGAACTTTCTGATCCTAAAGGAGCTTGGCTGGTTGAACAGCTACCAGGGTTTGATTGTCCCAGGTATGATCAATGCGACTTTCATCTTTATGATGCGGCAATTCTTTGTGAACTTCCCGAAAGAGGTTGAGGAAGCGGCAGCAATCGACGGGTTAAGCCGGATCGGCACGTTTTTCCGGATCGTTATGCCAATGGCGAAAGCATCCATCGGGGCAATGGCCATCTTTGTATTCATGGGTTTTTGGAACAATTTTATGGCTCCGCTAATCATCATGACGGATGCGTCGATGTACACGTTACCGGTAGGCTTGAATGCTTTCCAGTCTGACTATGCGACCTACTGGAATTATGTCATGGCGGCATCGATGGTGTTCACCCTGCCGGTTCTGGTATTGTATATTTTGTTTAATAAATATTTCCTGAAGGGGTTATCCTTCAGAGGTGACAAATAA